From Chryseobacterium sp. IHB B 17019, one genomic window encodes:
- a CDS encoding barstar family protein, producing the protein MKTIYIDFTDIGDYEDFYVQLKEKLPLPEHFGDNLDALFDVVTGGLEMPLHIEFVNMTVDQLELFEDLLTTLEDAEEELEDFTFTYFLEQYEDGEDTEE; encoded by the coding sequence ATGAAAACAATATATATAGATTTTACGGATATAGGAGATTACGAAGATTTTTATGTTCAATTAAAAGAAAAACTTCCGCTTCCTGAACATTTTGGGGATAATCTGGATGCACTTTTTGATGTTGTTACAGGCGGGCTTGAAATGCCGCTACACATCGAATTTGTCAATATGACAGTGGATCAACTGGAACTTTTTGAAGATCTTTTAACCACTCTGGAGGATGCTGAGGAAGAATTGGAAGATTTTACTTTCACTTATTTTCTTGAACAATATGAAGACGGAGAAGATACTGAAGAGTAA
- a CDS encoding helix-turn-helix domain-containing protein, whose protein sequence is MWLKKFVTVLILQFFGFITAQSSPDFYILSDKAFQKLYQNPDDCINYSLSILNSDKNIEHKIVLRNIISQAYAMKGDYVQSASTASHKEDAGENETLSYFVQTFIDYNLADQYQNLDLYNQSQKIISNLLSDSKLLKNEDQKIRITVAKLYQLQALNLGINRNLTTALENLDKSDQYIDNHNEENKIIGFENKIFRSAYLLRQNHLPEARQTIENVILSLEKEENQPYLSALAYENYSRYYFQKGDYTAANYQLEKALSKVEKLSFNPLKARIYESLSKNYLALHNDEKYHDYNKLYIDLKTKIDASTKEGIRYIVKLAENSQNKSIEFQKQNQFKRFWILTLIILLAIIGLIIYFLILKNKNKELKKQFEFFEKQKKREKIIPDNIQVSKEKNDLCINKNIEKDSNKISKEKECEILQKLEEWEQSDQYLSKSMSLSMLSAQMGVNTKYLSEVINNNKGKNFNGYINELRINHIAHLLKTDSTYLNYKVSYLAEYSGFSSHSAFTTIFKSVTGMSPNAYIQEISKSRTS, encoded by the coding sequence ATGTGGCTAAAAAAATTCGTGACAGTGCTTATTTTGCAGTTTTTCGGATTTATAACAGCTCAGTCAAGTCCGGATTTCTACATTCTGTCGGATAAAGCTTTTCAAAAATTATATCAAAATCCGGATGACTGTATCAATTACTCTTTAAGCATTTTGAACAGTGATAAGAATATTGAGCATAAAATTGTTTTACGAAATATCATTTCTCAGGCCTATGCAATGAAAGGCGATTATGTGCAATCTGCCAGTACAGCCAGCCATAAGGAAGATGCCGGTGAAAATGAAACGCTGTCCTATTTCGTACAGACTTTCATTGACTACAATCTTGCAGATCAGTATCAAAATCTGGATTTGTACAACCAATCACAAAAAATAATCAGCAACCTATTGTCTGATAGTAAATTATTAAAAAATGAAGATCAGAAAATACGGATAACTGTTGCTAAATTGTATCAGCTTCAGGCTCTTAATCTTGGAATCAACCGGAATCTTACTACCGCTTTAGAAAATCTTGATAAAAGTGATCAATATATTGATAACCACAATGAAGAGAATAAAATCATCGGTTTTGAAAACAAAATTTTCCGGTCTGCTTATTTATTAAGGCAAAATCATCTTCCAGAAGCCAGACAAACAATTGAAAATGTAATCTTGAGTCTTGAAAAAGAGGAAAATCAGCCTTATTTGTCAGCTTTGGCTTATGAAAATTATTCGCGGTATTATTTTCAGAAAGGCGATTATACTGCAGCGAATTACCAATTAGAAAAAGCACTTTCAAAAGTTGAAAAACTTTCTTTTAATCCCCTGAAAGCCAGAATCTACGAATCTTTGTCTAAAAATTATCTTGCCCTTCATAATGATGAAAAATACCATGACTATAATAAGCTTTATATAGATCTTAAAACAAAAATTGACGCCAGCACAAAGGAAGGAATCCGGTATATTGTAAAATTAGCGGAAAACTCTCAGAATAAAAGTATTGAATTTCAAAAACAAAATCAGTTTAAGCGTTTCTGGATTTTAACTTTAATTATCTTATTGGCTATCATAGGTTTAATTATTTATTTTTTAATCTTAAAAAACAAGAACAAAGAATTAAAAAAACAATTTGAATTCTTTGAAAAACAGAAAAAAAGGGAGAAAATAATTCCGGACAACATTCAGGTTTCAAAAGAGAAAAATGATCTTTGTATTAATAAAAATATAGAAAAAGATTCTAATAAAATTTCCAAAGAAAAAGAATGCGAAATTCTCCAAAAACTGGAAGAATGGGAACAATCTGATCAATATCTCAGCAAAAGTATGTCACTTTCCATGCTTTCTGCACAAATGGGAGTCAATACAAAATATCTTTCTGAGGTTATTAATAATAACAAAGGCAAAAATTTCAACGGATATATTAATGAATTAAGAATCAACCATATTGCACATCTGTTGAAAACCGATTCTACATATCTCAACTATAAAGTAAGCTATCTTGCAGAGTATTCCGGATTCTCGTCCCACAGCGCGTTTACAACCATTTTTAAATCCGTGACGGGAATGTCTCCGAACGCGTATATTCAGGAAATCAGTAAAAGCAGAACATCATGA
- a CDS encoding tetratricopeptide repeat protein, which yields MKFIIKSILILLVVFQISVFGQKTQDDSLLTIANLEIYDNPEKSINIVKSLLKKEKDINKSVTLYMLLSTANIAQRNFDESLKYILKAKELAQKTSDLKTRTRVLVSVAIQYQQMELFSKSLETLDEAEQYLSQIPDNIPEKNLETARIYAIRGMIYKSQSNSEIALEKFLKSIESFEKIKSGETINANKSVVYYNIGYCYLNLNQNDKAERAFLQSISYAQKNKAKSLEAFALKGMAELYKQKRENQTALNLLIKAENLCKNTGDLVLNAGIYKEMADNYLAMRNQDLYQNYNRKYFEMQFRKQQNELNSINQVIDNHNKETLLKSKNLKNRHQLLMASAVGLGILIIAILLILVIKIRKQNKKYHKEIQQLIRS from the coding sequence ATGAAATTTATTATAAAAAGTATTTTAATTCTGCTTGTAGTTTTCCAAATTTCAGTTTTTGGACAGAAAACCCAGGATGATTCCTTGCTCACAATAGCCAATCTGGAAATTTATGATAACCCTGAAAAATCCATCAACATCGTAAAAAGCCTGCTCAAAAAAGAGAAGGATATAAATAAATCGGTCACACTTTATATGCTGCTTTCAACAGCAAATATTGCGCAGAGAAACTTTGATGAATCTTTGAAATATATTTTAAAAGCGAAAGAACTGGCGCAAAAAACAAGTGACCTGAAAACCCGGACCAGAGTTCTGGTTTCTGTTGCCATACAGTATCAGCAGATGGAATTGTTCAGTAAAAGCCTGGAAACGCTTGATGAAGCCGAGCAATACCTATCCCAGATTCCCGATAATATCCCGGAAAAAAACCTTGAAACTGCAAGAATCTATGCCATTCGGGGAATGATCTACAAGAGCCAGTCGAATTCTGAAATTGCCCTTGAAAAATTTTTAAAATCTATTGAAAGCTTTGAAAAAATAAAATCTGGAGAAACTATCAATGCCAATAAAAGTGTTGTCTATTACAATATCGGATACTGCTATCTTAATCTGAATCAAAATGATAAGGCTGAGCGGGCTTTTTTACAATCCATCAGCTATGCGCAAAAAAATAAAGCAAAAAGCCTTGAAGCCTTCGCATTAAAAGGAATGGCAGAGCTTTATAAGCAAAAGCGTGAAAACCAAACTGCCCTGAACCTTCTGATTAAAGCTGAAAATCTTTGTAAAAATACAGGTGATCTCGTTCTGAACGCCGGAATTTACAAGGAGATGGCAGACAATTATCTGGCAATGAGAAACCAGGACCTTTATCAGAATTATAACAGGAAATATTTTGAAATGCAGTTCAGGAAGCAGCAAAATGAGCTTAATTCCATCAATCAGGTCATCGACAATCACAATAAAGAAACTTTACTGAAAAGCAAAAATCTAAAAAACAGACATCAGCTTTTAATGGCTTCGGCAGTCGGATTAGGAATACTTATCATTGCGATATTGCTTATACTGGTCATCAAAATAAGGAAACAGAATAAAAAATACCATAAAGAAATCCAACAGCTCATCCGGTCCTGA
- a CDS encoding Crp/Fnr family transcriptional regulator, translated as MIISENLLFSYGAELQNFNSGEFIFEEGSTPKYYLQIKTGTVKLSSFIEDGKEFIHGIPFDGHCFAETYIFHNKKYAVNAIAITNCEIIRLEKKRISQLLIKNPELILNMYSYTADRMHYRYVVSAPFSFQDPLTKLNLIMNHIKNNFGFIEKFSFAIPYTRQQLASLTGMRIETVIRAIKKMEQQNIVKIANSKIYI; from the coding sequence ATGATCATCAGTGAAAACCTGTTGTTTTCGTATGGAGCTGAGCTGCAAAATTTTAACTCCGGTGAATTTATCTTTGAAGAAGGAAGCACGCCAAAATATTACTTACAGATAAAAACCGGAACAGTGAAGCTGAGCAGCTTTATCGAAGACGGCAAAGAGTTTATACACGGGATTCCCTTTGATGGTCACTGCTTTGCCGAAACCTACATTTTTCATAATAAAAAGTATGCTGTAAATGCAATAGCCATTACAAATTGCGAAATTATAAGACTGGAAAAAAAACGTATTTCCCAGCTTTTAATAAAAAATCCTGAGCTTATTCTCAATATGTATTCGTATACCGCAGATCGTATGCATTACAGATATGTGGTTTCCGCTCCGTTTTCTTTTCAGGATCCTTTAACTAAACTGAACCTTATCATGAATCATATTAAAAACAATTTTGGATTCATAGAAAAATTTTCATTTGCCATCCCGTATACAAGGCAGCAGTTGGCTTCGCTCACCGGAATGCGCATAGAAACTGTAATACGAGCCATTAAAAAAATGGAACAGCAAAATATTGTGAAAATTGCCAACAGTAAAATTTACATTTAA
- the pafA gene encoding alkaline phosphatase PafA, which produces MLRKISIAAVTFLSVFTINAQKNRNSQLERPKLVVGLVVDQMRWDYLYRFYGKYGNDGFKRLLNTGYSLNNVNIPYVPTVTALGHACIYTGSVPAIHGIAGNDWTDKETGQNVYCTTDENVKPVGTTNVKVGSHSPKNLWSTTISDELRLATNFQGKVIGVSLKDRASILPAGHTPNGAYWFDDSSGDFITSTWYMNDLPQWLKAFNSQNLADKLVANGWNTLLPINQYTESSPDNSSWEGLLGSAKTPTFPYSNLAADYQARKDNIRYTPFGNTLTLKLAEASVEGEKLGSDDITDMLAVNLASTDYAGHKFGPNSIEVEDVYLRLDQDLAQFFSYLDSKVGKGQYTVFLSADHGGAHSVGFLQEHKIATGFFGDGMEKSVNQKLKDKFGVDKLINAVDNYQVYFDRKLLKENKIELEDVKDFTIKELEKDPTVLYAVSVTEVQEATIPEPIKQRIINGINRERSGDIQLISHDSMLPTYAKTGTTHSVWNSYDSHIPLIFMGWGIQRGESNKPYNMTDIAPTLSALLKIQFPSGNVGNPITEAIGK; this is translated from the coding sequence ATGCTTAGGAAAATTTCGATTGCAGCGGTTACTTTTTTATCCGTTTTCACAATCAATGCGCAGAAGAACAGAAATTCTCAGTTAGAAAGGCCAAAATTGGTGGTAGGATTGGTAGTAGACCAGATGAGATGGGATTATTTGTACCGTTTTTACGGCAAATATGGAAATGATGGCTTTAAAAGGCTTTTAAATACAGGATATTCTTTAAATAATGTTAATATTCCCTATGTTCCTACAGTTACGGCTTTGGGACATGCTTGCATCTATACGGGATCAGTTCCGGCGATTCATGGGATTGCAGGCAACGACTGGACAGACAAGGAAACAGGGCAAAATGTATATTGTACAACAGACGAAAATGTAAAACCGGTGGGGACTACCAATGTAAAAGTAGGAAGCCATTCCCCGAAAAATCTTTGGTCTACAACAATTTCGGATGAATTAAGACTGGCAACCAATTTTCAGGGAAAAGTAATTGGTGTCTCTTTGAAAGACCGTGCCTCAATTCTTCCGGCCGGCCACACTCCGAACGGAGCGTACTGGTTTGATGATTCTTCGGGAGATTTTATCACGAGCACCTGGTATATGAATGATCTGCCACAATGGTTGAAGGCTTTCAATTCTCAGAATTTGGCGGATAAATTAGTAGCAAACGGATGGAATACCTTACTTCCGATCAATCAATATACGGAAAGTTCACCGGATAATTCTTCATGGGAAGGCTTGTTGGGAAGTGCAAAAACGCCCACTTTTCCTTACAGTAATTTAGCAGCTGATTATCAGGCCAGAAAAGACAATATTCGCTATACACCTTTCGGAAATACGCTGACTTTGAAGCTGGCAGAAGCTTCTGTGGAAGGAGAAAAGCTAGGAAGTGATGATATTACGGATATGTTGGCAGTTAATTTAGCATCAACAGATTATGCAGGTCACAAATTCGGTCCGAATTCTATTGAAGTTGAAGATGTTTATTTAAGATTAGACCAGGATTTAGCACAGTTTTTTAGTTATTTAGATTCAAAAGTAGGAAAAGGGCAGTACACGGTTTTCCTTTCTGCAGACCACGGTGGGGCGCATTCTGTAGGATTTTTGCAGGAGCATAAAATTGCAACAGGTTTCTTCGGCGATGGAATGGAGAAAAGCGTTAACCAAAAATTAAAAGATAAATTCGGGGTTGATAAATTAATCAATGCCGTGGATAATTATCAGGTTTATTTTGATAGAAAGCTGTTGAAAGAAAATAAGATCGAGCTGGAAGATGTAAAAGATTTTACCATTAAAGAATTGGAAAAAGATCCTACGGTTTTATATGCAGTTTCTGTGACGGAAGTTCAGGAGGCTACCATTCCCGAGCCTATTAAACAAAGAATTATTAATGGGATCAATCGCGAGAGAAGTGGTGATATCCAGTTGATTTCACATGATTCCATGCTTCCTACTTATGCAAAAACAGGAACCACACATAGTGTTTGGAATTCCTATGATTCCCATATTCCGTTGATTTTTATGGGCTGGGGAATTCAGCGCGGTGAAAGCAATAAACCCTATAATATGACGGATATTGCGCCTACGCTTTCTGCATTATTAAAAATCCAGTTCCCAAGCGGAAATGTCGGAAACCCGATCACGGAAGCTATTGGAAAATAA
- a CDS encoding GNAT family N-acetyltransferase yields MEIRKLEKLTGNPTLNWGLNGYETDTIFVVSSIEMSDSFEFNLREKKQHYKKIWETNEEDIAELNQVIEQGHSFGAFHEDQLVGWIICDYREWNNSLFIENLLISEQFRGQNIGRLLIKNVNRKARELQCRIVELETQNTNFPAIKFYQKAGFLFTGINTKLYNDSSETALFMSFDVML; encoded by the coding sequence ATGGAAATCAGAAAACTAGAAAAACTAACCGGAAATCCGACATTAAACTGGGGACTCAATGGCTATGAGACCGACACAATCTTTGTTGTTTCATCTATTGAAATGTCCGATTCTTTTGAATTTAATTTAAGGGAGAAAAAACAACATTATAAGAAAATATGGGAAACAAATGAAGAAGATATTGCTGAACTGAATCAGGTTATTGAACAGGGACATTCTTTTGGAGCCTTTCATGAAGATCAGCTGGTTGGTTGGATTATCTGCGATTACAGAGAATGGAATAACAGTCTTTTTATTGAAAACCTGCTGATCAGTGAGCAGTTCAGAGGACAGAACATCGGAAGATTATTGATTAAAAATGTTAACCGAAAAGCAAGAGAACTGCAGTGCAGAATTGTAGAGCTGGAAACTCAGAACACCAATTTTCCCGCTATAAAATTTTATCAAAAAGCAGGCTTTCTATTCACTGGAATTAATACAAAATTATATAATGACTCTTCGGAAACAGCTTTATTCATGAGCTTTGATGTCATGCTATAA
- a CDS encoding S41 family peptidase — protein sequence MRKITFILFFFLFQQLVFAQKDQYYHFIKTWNFVKYYHPDLASGRINADSLFLANVEKINSGQNINEIIRQLTGNLNTKFSGSPIIDTQKDILSENQNFDWFQKNKKIDAENKILLNIIYKNRFDYGLLENGKSVSDEKKYPFPKEENLPPGYRLLALAKIQGIVDYLFPHKYLMDKNFDSFYTNLLEEAVKSPSRKDFEIILAKAVSKFEDSHALSFYRQLNYKSEIFNGSYFAPFDFQIVDDYILVTHLIFPEICSKAQIKVGDRITVINGKNISDVIKEKRELLSVSNTEKLLYVLSKYENNLIWTDNLPQKSLKFQSTKDKNHSVKIDMVDIRDQAKYAVIMDYLKEKIQKKENRKLIHHDIAYFKINQTLQFIDNIADDKIDAVMDSILNDASQKKAIVFDMRAYPDWGGFVYHYIYKYFSPAENYFGKYYKPNLKNIGTYVYKDYDYFPSIPGKTTHQYKGKVFILVNPESQSASEWYSMALQKIFPQSLTIGQQTAGADGDLVKVNLPGGYLLEFTGNGIFYPDNSQTQQTGIRINELIKYKDQDILENRDLEFERVLNLIK from the coding sequence ATGAGGAAAATTACATTTATTTTATTCTTTTTTCTATTCCAGCAATTGGTGTTTGCACAAAAGGATCAATATTATCATTTTATAAAAACCTGGAACTTCGTAAAATACTATCATCCTGATCTTGCAAGCGGTAGAATTAATGCAGACAGTTTGTTTTTAGCAAATGTTGAAAAAATAAATTCCGGGCAAAACATTAACGAAATTATCCGGCAATTAACCGGCAATCTAAATACAAAGTTTTCAGGCTCTCCGATTATTGATACTCAAAAAGATATACTTTCTGAAAACCAAAATTTCGACTGGTTTCAGAAAAATAAAAAAATTGACGCTGAAAATAAGATTCTGCTTAATATTATTTACAAAAACAGATTTGATTACGGGCTTTTAGAAAATGGTAAATCAGTGAGTGATGAAAAAAAATATCCGTTTCCGAAAGAAGAGAATCTTCCTCCGGGCTACAGATTATTAGCTTTAGCAAAAATTCAGGGCATTGTAGATTATCTCTTTCCTCATAAATATCTGATGGATAAGAATTTTGATTCTTTTTACACAAATTTATTGGAAGAAGCAGTAAAATCCCCGTCCAGAAAGGATTTTGAAATTATACTTGCCAAGGCAGTTTCAAAATTTGAAGACAGTCATGCATTAAGTTTTTACCGCCAGTTGAATTATAAAAGTGAAATTTTTAATGGTTCTTATTTTGCACCATTTGATTTTCAGATTGTTGATGATTATATTTTGGTTACCCATCTTATTTTTCCGGAAATTTGTTCAAAAGCTCAAATCAAAGTGGGTGACAGAATAACGGTGATTAACGGCAAAAATATTTCTGATGTTATTAAAGAAAAAAGAGAATTGCTCTCAGTTTCCAACACGGAAAAGCTTTTATATGTACTTTCAAAATATGAGAATAATCTGATCTGGACAGATAATCTGCCTCAAAAATCACTGAAATTCCAGTCTACAAAAGACAAAAATCATTCTGTGAAAATTGATATGGTTGATATACGTGATCAGGCAAAATATGCTGTTATAATGGATTATTTAAAGGAAAAGATCCAAAAGAAAGAAAATCGCAAACTTATTCATCATGATATAGCTTATTTTAAAATCAATCAGACTTTACAGTTTATCGACAATATTGCTGATGACAAAATAGATGCTGTGATGGACAGTATTTTGAACGATGCTTCACAGAAAAAAGCCATTGTTTTTGATATGAGAGCTTATCCGGACTGGGGAGGTTTTGTCTATCATTACATTTACAAATATTTCTCTCCCGCTGAAAATTATTTTGGAAAATATTATAAGCCTAATTTAAAAAATATCGGAACCTACGTATACAAGGATTACGATTATTTCCCGTCAATTCCTGGCAAAACAACCCATCAATACAAAGGAAAAGTCTTCATTCTCGTCAATCCTGAATCTCAAAGCGCAAGCGAATGGTACAGCATGGCTCTTCAGAAAATTTTTCCGCAATCTTTAACAATCGGGCAACAAACTGCCGGCGCAGACGGAGATTTGGTTAAAGTTAATCTACCGGGTGGTTATCTTTTAGAATTTACCGGAAACGGAATCTTTTATCCCGATAATTCCCAAACCCAACAAACAGGGATCAGAATTAATGAATTAATTAAATATAAAGATCAGGATATCCTGGAAAACCGCGACCTTGAATTTGAGAGGGTTTTGAATCTCATTAAATAA
- a CDS encoding TetR/AcrR family transcriptional regulator produces the protein MAGRPKIFNEEEAIAKATEVFRNKGYDTASAEELLEAMGIGKGSFYLAFKGGKQELYVRSIKQFAEYFNQKIAQAIENSDNQIEFIKQFFLSLADAKDCDVDRGCYLGNALVQLSEKDESIKKITAELLKGLQNIFAATIKKAQESGQLKSQEDPEILAWHLTNLWNGIHVTRRMENSPEILRCMIKMNLKLLE, from the coding sequence ATGGCAGGCAGACCAAAAATTTTCAATGAAGAAGAAGCTATAGCAAAAGCAACTGAAGTTTTTAGAAATAAGGGCTATGATACCGCTTCTGCAGAGGAATTGCTGGAAGCTATGGGAATTGGAAAAGGAAGTTTTTATCTGGCTTTTAAAGGTGGAAAACAAGAATTGTATGTTCGCTCAATTAAACAATTTGCTGAATATTTTAACCAAAAAATAGCTCAGGCTATTGAAAATTCGGATAATCAGATTGAGTTTATAAAACAATTTTTCTTAAGTCTTGCCGATGCAAAAGATTGTGATGTTGATAGAGGCTGTTACCTCGGAAATGCTCTTGTTCAGCTTTCTGAAAAAGATGAAAGTATCAAAAAAATTACCGCTGAATTACTGAAAGGCTTGCAGAATATTTTTGCCGCAACAATTAAAAAAGCTCAGGAAAGCGGACAGTTGAAAAGTCAGGAAGATCCGGAAATTTTAGCATGGCATTTGACTAATCTTTGGAACGGAATTCATGTAACAAGACGAATGGAAAATTCTCCGGAGATCCTTCGTTGTATGATTAAAATGAATTTAAAATTATTAGAATAA
- a CDS encoding SDR family oxidoreductase, which produces MNTTNNTILITGGGSGIGLEIAKALSPANKIIIVGRTKEKLEAAAKDLENVFTIQADITNEADIDRLYEEVKTTFGSINILINNAGNAYVHNLANDGDIYSKALAEFTTNYFAPIRLTDKFLPLLKQQNEAAIVNVSSIVGLVPGSHVPTYSDSKAALHSHTRLLRYELAKDTNVKVFELMPPLVDTDFSVEIGGRENGIPASDVAEDLVKALQEDIYEIRVGNTGLLYDNFFATTEGAFATFNN; this is translated from the coding sequence ATGAACACAACAAACAACACCATCTTAATTACTGGCGGAGGTTCAGGAATCGGTTTAGAAATTGCAAAAGCATTAAGCCCTGCGAATAAAATCATCATCGTTGGAAGAACTAAAGAAAAATTAGAAGCAGCCGCTAAAGATTTAGAAAATGTTTTCACCATTCAGGCTGATATCACGAATGAAGCTGATATTGACAGATTGTATGAAGAAGTAAAAACGACTTTCGGAAGCATCAATATTTTGATTAATAATGCAGGAAATGCTTATGTTCACAATCTTGCGAACGACGGAGACATTTACAGCAAAGCATTGGCAGAATTTACTACCAATTATTTTGCGCCGATCAGATTGACAGACAAATTCCTTCCCTTATTAAAACAACAAAACGAAGCAGCCATCGTGAATGTTTCGTCTATCGTTGGATTGGTTCCGGGCTCTCATGTTCCGACTTATTCAGACTCAAAAGCTGCGCTTCACTCCCATACCAGGTTGTTGAGATACGAACTGGCAAAAGATACCAACGTAAAAGTTTTCGAATTGATGCCACCATTGGTAGACACAGATTTTTCCGTAGAAATCGGAGGCAGAGAAAACGGAATTCCCGCTTCGGATGTTGCCGAAGACCTTGTAAAAGCACTTCAGGAAGATATTTATGAAATTCGCGTTGGAAATACAGGTTTGCTGTACGACAATTTCTTTGCAACTACGGAAGGGGCTTTCGCGACTTTTAATAATTAA
- a CDS encoding tetratricopeptide repeat protein, with protein sequence MKYFSYLLLTIFSFQYINAQKRNFKCEKVYDAVKLIDEKKYDEGITILKECEKVDPADYTYPYEIAYALIKKKNYKEAISQLEKIKKYENIAADYFQLLGNTYDYDGNPDKAIKTYDEGLKKFPNAGRLYLEKGIMYELDKPLEAIKIYEKGIAVDPAYPSNYYRVSKLYLKSNDKFSGLIYGEIFLNLERTTSRSQEISELLYEGYKKSITIESKEIKRVDFCEVVIDAQNFENDKKFPLCMIFGKNFILSTLNHKEFNLESLVTMRNQFVKEYFKKDYKEYPNVLFSYFKKMEDSKVLNAYNHYIFQIGDEQAFKTWQINNQAEYDKFVDWYTTKENGLKIDTRNVFISDQIK encoded by the coding sequence ATGAAATACTTTTCTTATTTACTTTTAACGATATTCTCCTTTCAATATATAAATGCTCAGAAAAGAAATTTTAAATGTGAAAAAGTATATGACGCCGTAAAACTTATAGATGAAAAAAAGTATGATGAAGGGATTACTATATTAAAAGAATGTGAGAAAGTAGATCCTGCAGATTATACTTATCCATACGAAATTGCTTATGCCTTGATAAAAAAAAAGAACTACAAAGAAGCAATTTCACAACTGGAAAAAATAAAAAAATATGAAAATATAGCGGCAGATTATTTTCAGTTGCTTGGAAACACCTATGACTACGATGGTAACCCAGATAAAGCAATAAAAACTTACGATGAAGGATTAAAAAAATTCCCGAATGCAGGTAGGCTGTATTTAGAAAAAGGAATTATGTACGAACTTGATAAACCTTTGGAAGCCATAAAAATATATGAAAAAGGAATAGCTGTGGATCCTGCATATCCTTCAAACTATTACAGAGTTTCAAAATTATACTTAAAATCGAATGATAAATTTTCCGGTTTGATTTATGGTGAAATTTTCCTCAACCTAGAGCGAACGACATCCCGTTCACAAGAAATCAGTGAACTACTTTATGAAGGCTACAAAAAATCTATCACAATTGAATCCAAAGAGATAAAAAGAGTGGATTTCTGTGAAGTCGTAATTGATGCACAAAATTTTGAGAATGATAAAAAGTTTCCTTTATGTATGATTTTTGGGAAAAACTTCATTCTTTCCACTTTAAACCATAAAGAATTTAATCTCGAAAGTTTAGTCACGATGCGTAATCAGTTTGTGAAAGAATATTTTAAAAAAGACTATAAAGAATATCCTAATGTACTGTTCAGTTATTTCAAGAAAATGGAAGACAGTAAAGTTCTCAATGCTTACAATCATTATATTTTTCAGATAGGTGACGAACAGGCTTTTAAAACATGGCAAATTAATAATCAAGCTGAGTATGATAAATTTGTAGATTGGTATACAACTAAAGAAAATGGTCTTAAGATTGACACTAGAAATGTATTTATATCAGATCAAATAAAATAA